One part of the Sphingobacterium sp. LZ7M1 genome encodes these proteins:
- a CDS encoding class I SAM-dependent DNA methyltransferase, translating to MNHIAHNKLVSFIWSIADDCLRDVYVRGKYRDIILPFVVLRRIDSLLETTKAAVLEELRYQQENISTIDLDASSLQEASGYVFYNTSSWTMEKLKGTATNSQQKLVANFEEYLNGFSANVKEIIEKFKLKSQIRHMATKDVLLDVLEKFTSPYINLTPLEKNDPEGRPLPALSNLGMGYVFEELIRKFNEENNEEAGEHFTPREVIQLMTTLVFEPIKDQLPNIITIYDPACGSGGMLTESENYLIDEESKIGYTGDVYLYGKEINDETYAICKSDMMIKGKNPENIRVGSTLSTNEFSNMKFDFMLSNPPYGKSWASEQKYIKDGKDVIDNRFQIKLKDYWGNWETVDATPRSSDGQLLFLMEMVDKMKAPTSNRVGSRIASVHNGSSLFTGDAGSGESNIRRYIIENDLLDAIVQLPNNLFYNTGITTYIWLLNNNKSKERIGKVQLLDANNLFQKLRKNLGNKNSEFSPEQISQIAQAYLENWDTNPKDSALKIKQFQNMDFGYYKVNIERPKRLKGQFTKEALDVLRFDKGLQVPMQALYEAYGDLVYAGLDTHAEEISKRAEKEEWGLNKKQISKLIDKSTWLKPKALYDAALQLWQYVGDAVFMDFNAFSSVIDEQVKLQKMGLGATEKKTILNAISIYDAEAEKVIKKIEKLQGDKLHQLLNHLGCGEEDLPYFGYYATSKSGEYIIYETESDLRDSEQIPLSETILTYFKREVVPHVEEAWINLDSVKIGYEISFNKYFYQHTPLRALQDITKDLLALEEQSDGLLADILKF from the coding sequence ATGAATCATATTGCACATAATAAATTAGTTAGCTTTATTTGGTCAATTGCAGACGATTGTTTGCGTGATGTTTATGTCCGAGGAAAGTATCGAGATATTATCCTCCCTTTTGTGGTTTTACGTCGTATTGATTCCTTATTAGAAACTACTAAAGCAGCAGTTTTGGAAGAATTACGTTACCAGCAAGAAAATATTAGCACTATAGATTTAGATGCAAGTAGTCTGCAAGAAGCATCAGGCTATGTTTTTTACAACACCTCATCATGGACGATGGAAAAGCTCAAAGGTACGGCCACTAATTCTCAACAAAAATTGGTCGCAAATTTTGAGGAATATCTTAATGGATTCTCTGCTAATGTAAAAGAGATTATTGAGAAATTTAAGCTTAAGTCCCAAATTCGACATATGGCAACAAAAGATGTCTTGCTTGATGTATTGGAAAAATTTACCTCCCCTTATATCAACCTTACACCTTTAGAGAAGAACGACCCTGAAGGGAGACCATTGCCTGCACTCTCAAACCTTGGAATGGGTTATGTATTTGAGGAATTGATCCGTAAATTCAATGAAGAGAATAATGAGGAGGCAGGAGAACACTTTACACCAAGGGAGGTAATCCAACTAATGACCACTTTGGTATTCGAACCAATAAAGGACCAACTACCAAATATTATTACCATTTATGACCCTGCGTGTGGGTCTGGAGGAATGCTTACCGAAAGTGAAAACTACCTCATAGATGAAGAGAGCAAAATAGGCTATACAGGTGATGTTTACCTGTATGGCAAAGAAATTAATGATGAAACCTATGCGATTTGTAAGTCGGATATGATGATCAAAGGTAAAAATCCTGAGAATATTCGTGTTGGCTCTACACTATCGACCAATGAGTTTTCTAACATGAAGTTTGATTTTATGCTGTCGAATCCACCCTACGGAAAATCTTGGGCTTCGGAACAGAAATATATAAAAGATGGAAAAGATGTTATTGATAATCGTTTTCAAATCAAACTCAAAGACTACTGGGGCAATTGGGAAACGGTAGACGCTACGCCACGCTCTTCAGATGGTCAATTATTGTTCCTGATGGAGATGGTGGATAAAATGAAAGCACCTACATCTAATCGTGTAGGTTCGCGTATTGCTTCCGTTCACAATGGGTCTTCACTATTTACAGGAGATGCTGGCTCGGGAGAGAGCAACATTCGACGTTATATCATCGAGAATGATCTGCTGGATGCTATTGTTCAGCTTCCCAATAACTTATTTTACAACACAGGCATTACAACCTATATCTGGTTGCTTAACAATAATAAAAGCAAAGAGCGAATAGGCAAAGTACAATTGTTGGATGCCAATAACTTATTTCAGAAGCTACGAAAGAATTTAGGCAATAAGAACTCAGAGTTTTCGCCAGAACAAATTTCACAAATAGCACAAGCTTATTTGGAGAATTGGGACACGAATCCAAAAGATTCAGCTTTAAAAATCAAGCAATTCCAAAATATGGACTTTGGATATTACAAAGTAAATATCGAGAGACCTAAACGGCTAAAGGGTCAATTTACCAAGGAGGCTTTGGACGTGCTACGTTTCGATAAAGGATTACAAGTACCTATGCAAGCCTTGTATGAGGCCTATGGTGACTTGGTATATGCAGGCTTAGATACGCATGCCGAGGAGATCAGCAAACGTGCAGAAAAGGAAGAATGGGGATTGAATAAAAAGCAAATTAGCAAATTAATTGATAAGTCAACATGGCTAAAGCCAAAGGCATTATACGATGCTGCACTTCAACTTTGGCAATATGTAGGTGATGCTGTCTTTATGGATTTCAACGCTTTTAGTAGTGTGATCGATGAGCAAGTGAAATTGCAAAAGATGGGCTTAGGGGCGACTGAAAAGAAAACTATATTGAATGCGATATCAATCTATGACGCTGAGGCGGAGAAAGTCATCAAAAAGATTGAAAAATTACAAGGTGATAAATTGCATCAGCTGTTGAATCATTTAGGCTGTGGTGAAGAGGATTTGCCTTACTTTGGCTATTATGCGACAAGCAAGTCCGGAGAGTATATTATATACGAGACGGAATCTGATTTACGTGACAGCGAACAAATTCCGTTGAGCGAAACGATATTAACCTATTTCAAACGTGAAGTAGTACCACATGTTGAGGAAGCGTGGATTAACTTAGATTCTGTGAAGATTGGTTACGAAATCTCCTTCAATAAATATTTCTATCAACATACGCCTTTGCGTGCGTTGCAAGACATTACCAAAGATCTATTGGCTTTGGAAGAACAAAGCGATGGTTTATTAGCAGATATTCTAAAGTTTTAA
- a CDS encoding ABC-three component system middle component 1 gives MEAIIKTILYNNNFIFNEEINGFQEESKSYYFVKKIDSDQLEQVRNKTILNESEWYREFLTHFNQSCSKENYPALEKNSSLIVLVNSANIAEIERLQTQILLIEEDQFYVKKYVIVYTSDALEKISNYTSNEELQGAVNNKIAFQNILSNGLSKEQEDYLLLLQIFIKLPFLTLKFNEDEFITLEEKLKKKLGDDYSIFQELLKSDEQIQNLDFSSIENESEINNLLTLLTNDPN, from the coding sequence ATGGAAGCAATAATTAAAACTATTCTTTATAATAATAATTTCATTTTTAATGAAGAAATTAATGGATTTCAGGAGGAGAGTAAATCCTATTACTTCGTTAAAAAAATAGATTCTGATCAATTAGAACAAGTAAGGAATAAAACAATATTAAATGAGAGTGAATGGTATCGTGAGTTTCTAACTCATTTCAATCAATCGTGTTCTAAAGAGAATTACCCCGCTTTGGAAAAAAACAGCTCTCTTATTGTTCTCGTTAATTCAGCTAATATAGCAGAAATTGAGCGATTACAAACACAGATATTATTAATTGAAGAGGATCAGTTTTATGTTAAAAAGTATGTGATTGTATATACTTCAGATGCTTTAGAAAAAATTTCAAATTATACATCGAATGAGGAGTTACAAGGTGCAGTAAATAACAAAATAGCTTTTCAAAACATTCTATCGAATGGTCTTAGTAAAGAACAAGAAGATTATTTGTTGCTATTACAAATATTCATCAAATTACCATTCTTGACATTGAAATTTAATGAAGATGAATTTATCACTTTAGAAGAAAAACTGAAGAAAAAATTAGGTGATGATTATTCTATATTTCAAGAACTATTGAAATCTGATGAACAAATTCAGAATCTAGATTTTTCATCTATTGAAAACGAATCTGAAATTAATAACCTACTTACCTTATTGACAAATGATCCGAATTAA
- a CDS encoding restriction endonuclease subunit S, producing MQTYDSYKNSGIDWLGEIPSHWELIKSKFINKIFYGDSLNDSQKKKYESSDVTELAYISSKDIDVNYSTINYDNGLRISDFQNFKVAPQKSSLICIEGGSAGRKIAFTKQSVCFVNKLACVNTNNDNNSKFIYYSLKGRVFQHQFKNSLSGLIGGVAISAINNFIYTLPPISEQEAIAAFLDEKCGKIDELVSVKEQQIALLKERRQVVIHEAITKGIQPNVELKDSGIDWIGEIPSHWEVKRLKNILKERNERSKFGNEPLLMMSQTHGLVPRKDFHEKEQVAKTNEGNKIVMPNDLVFNKLKPHLGVFFKNSNGIIGIVSPDYAVYYSKIIYDIKYLEYLFRTPDYIKQFIIKSSGIVEGLVRLYTTELFSLHVALPPYFEQKIILEFIEEQTEKIDQAIALKTEQIEKLKAYKQSLINEVVTGKVKVA from the coding sequence ATGCAAACATACGATTCATACAAAAACTCGGGTATAGACTGGCTGGGAGAAATTCCAAGTCATTGGGAGCTTATTAAGAGTAAATTCATAAATAAAATATTTTACGGAGATAGTTTAAACGATTCCCAGAAGAAGAAATATGAAAGTTCTGATGTTACAGAATTAGCTTATATATCTTCAAAGGATATTGATGTAAACTATTCTACAATCAATTATGATAATGGTCTAAGAATTTCTGATTTTCAAAATTTTAAAGTCGCACCACAAAAATCTTCTTTAATATGTATTGAAGGAGGGAGTGCTGGACGAAAGATTGCCTTTACTAAACAATCCGTATGTTTTGTAAATAAATTAGCTTGCGTAAATACAAATAATGATAATAATTCAAAGTTTATATATTACTCGCTAAAAGGTAGAGTATTTCAACATCAATTTAAAAACTCTTTAAGCGGTTTAATTGGTGGTGTTGCAATTTCTGCTATAAATAATTTCATTTATACCCTCCCCCCAATCTCTGAGCAGGAAGCCATTGCAGCTTTTTTGGATGAGAAATGTGGGAAGATTGATGAACTCGTTTCGGTAAAAGAACAGCAAATAGCCTTATTAAAAGAACGCCGCCAAGTAGTCATCCACGAAGCCATAACCAAAGGCATTCAACCGAATGTTGAATTAAAAGATTCTGGTATCGATTGGATTGGTGAAATACCGAGCCATTGGGAGGTGAAGAGGTTGAAGAATATATTGAAAGAAAGAAATGAAAGATCTAAGTTTGGTAATGAACCGCTTTTAATGATGAGTCAAACACATGGATTAGTACCGAGAAAAGACTTTCATGAGAAGGAGCAAGTTGCAAAAACCAATGAAGGAAATAAAATTGTTATGCCAAATGATTTGGTTTTTAATAAACTCAAACCGCATTTAGGAGTATTTTTCAAGAATTCGAATGGTATAATTGGTATCGTTAGCCCTGATTATGCGGTGTACTATTCTAAAATTATTTATGATATAAAATATTTGGAATATTTGTTTAGAACACCAGACTATATTAAACAATTTATTATTAAATCAAGTGGAATAGTTGAAGGTTTGGTTAGACTCTACACTACTGAACTATTTAGTTTACATGTGGCTTTACCTCCATACTTTGAACAAAAGATAATACTTGAGTTTATTGAAGAGCAAACGGAAAAAATAGACCAAGCCATTGCCTTGAAAACCGAACAAATCGAAAAACTCAAAGCCTACAAGCAAAGCCTCATCAACGAGGTGGTTACTGGTAAGGTGAAAGTAGCGTAA
- the rhuM gene encoding RhuM family protein, which produces MEQATNILIYQTEDGVTKIETRLENETVWLTQAQMAELFQKAKSTISEHIKNIFEEGELVEDSVVRNFRTTATDGKNYDTKFYNLDVIISVGYRVKSLQGTKFRQWATQRLREYIVKGFTMNDELLKQAGGGNYFDELLARIRDIRSSEKVFWRKVLDIYATSIDYDPKAESSQLFFKTVQNKMHFAAHGQTAAEVIFHRISTDKPNLGLTHFKGAKPTKEEVTTAKNYLTEEELNILNRVVTAYLELAELQALNRKPMYMKDWIARLDDFIRMTGNEVLDNAGTVSHQQMLKKAEQAYAAYKAQTQDELSRAEQDFVKFIDQTAKQLEQKKKN; this is translated from the coding sequence ATGGAACAAGCTACTAATATTTTAATATATCAAACGGAAGATGGGGTTACGAAAATAGAAACCCGTCTAGAAAATGAAACGGTTTGGCTCACGCAAGCGCAGATGGCTGAATTGTTTCAGAAAGCAAAGTCAACGATTAGCGAACATATCAAAAATATATTTGAGGAAGGTGAATTGGTGGAAGATTCAGTTGTTCGGAATTTCCGAACAACTGCTACAGATGGGAAAAATTATGACACCAAATTTTACAACCTCGACGTAATCATATCGGTAGGTTACCGTGTGAAAAGCTTGCAAGGAACCAAATTTCGTCAGTGGGCGACACAGCGTTTGCGTGAGTACATCGTGAAAGGTTTTACGATGAACGACGAATTGCTCAAGCAAGCAGGTGGTGGTAATTACTTTGATGAATTATTGGCCCGTATACGTGATATACGTTCTTCGGAAAAAGTGTTTTGGCGCAAGGTTTTAGATATTTATGCTACCAGTATTGATTACGACCCGAAAGCAGAAAGTTCACAACTGTTTTTTAAGACAGTACAAAACAAGATGCATTTTGCAGCGCATGGACAAACGGCTGCTGAAGTGATTTTTCATCGTATTTCGACAGATAAACCAAATTTGGGATTAACGCATTTTAAAGGAGCTAAACCAACGAAAGAAGAGGTTACAACGGCTAAAAATTATTTGACCGAGGAGGAGTTGAATATCTTGAACCGCGTAGTAACAGCTTATCTCGAATTGGCCGAGTTGCAAGCCTTGAATCGTAAACCCATGTACATGAAAGACTGGATTGCGCGTTTGGATGATTTTATTCGCATGACAGGAAATGAAGTGTTGGACAATGCGGGTACAGTGAGTCATCAGCAGATGTTGAAGAAGGCAGAACAAGCTTATGCTGCCTACAAGGCGCAAACACAAGATGAACTCTCTCGTGCTGAACAAGATTTCGTGAAATTTATTGACCAAACCGCTAAACAGCTGGAGCAAAAGAAAAAGAACTAA
- a CDS encoding DUF262 domain-containing protein, whose translation MEVKAEVKSISRLKDYFFIVPDYQREYVWKADNQVEQFLIDIENEYEPFSSHPSSYFIGSIIIVENKGKYDVIDGQQRLTTIMLSLCAFRDLLHTIDLDSKQKKYLKNVEELLTDFDLESDREQLRLELQYEESSGFLGKLINNEDYTDVYTSSVERMQEAYLKVKSSFSQILDEGTDNLLDYVKYFLTRVELVIIESENLSSALKIFETINQRGAGLNAMDLVKNLLFAKANEADFQKIKHIWKEIMLNLQQCREDSSPLRFLRYFVIARYHNGIIREDELYRWFISKEGVEALNYEKNPLGLAKELKAMSKRYSDLVIATELVKDGGQFPNVTSIGYVNKYRSRQHLILLLALSEQAENACIEYLAKQLESLFFYSITLNIQAKANETNFTKWAVKLRGKKTVDEIIPLVDEEFIPYLTERLAEFKNRFRTISHLHYSPLYRERYILGKLENTIRDKCNLPLQGNDYINSLQIEHIYPQTPKNEIIPNEFTDLQDYKYFTYRLGNTTLLEGMINQAVNNFNDLDSDWYEKKKSEYAKSDLISTKLLDNKYSVGVHTALNRFKSEINFEFDYWNKESIDKKQNIMLDLAFETWKINGKNINKI comes from the coding sequence ATGGAAGTTAAAGCAGAAGTAAAAAGTATTAGTCGACTGAAGGACTATTTCTTCATTGTACCTGACTATCAACGTGAGTATGTTTGGAAAGCGGACAATCAAGTAGAGCAATTTTTAATAGATATAGAGAATGAATACGAACCCTTCTCTTCTCATCCTAGTAGCTATTTTATAGGCTCGATTATTATAGTAGAGAATAAGGGGAAATACGATGTAATAGACGGTCAACAGCGTTTAACGACAATTATGTTGTCTCTTTGTGCATTTCGTGATTTGTTACACACTATAGATTTAGATAGCAAACAAAAAAAATACTTAAAAAATGTAGAAGAATTACTTACTGATTTTGATTTAGAATCAGATAGAGAACAATTACGTTTGGAATTGCAATATGAAGAAAGTAGTGGTTTTTTAGGAAAATTAATCAATAATGAAGACTATACTGATGTTTACACATCTTCTGTTGAACGTATGCAAGAAGCGTACTTGAAGGTAAAAAGCTCATTTAGCCAAATCCTTGATGAAGGAACAGATAATCTATTAGATTATGTGAAATACTTTTTGACAAGAGTAGAGTTAGTTATCATAGAGTCAGAAAATTTAAGTAGTGCACTTAAAATATTTGAAACAATAAATCAGCGAGGGGCGGGATTAAATGCAATGGATTTAGTGAAGAATTTACTCTTTGCTAAAGCTAATGAGGCTGATTTTCAAAAGATAAAACATATATGGAAAGAAATCATGTTAAATCTGCAGCAGTGTAGAGAAGACTCATCTCCATTACGTTTTTTAAGATATTTTGTCATAGCTAGATATCATAATGGTATTATTCGTGAAGATGAATTATATAGATGGTTCATCTCAAAAGAAGGTGTAGAGGCACTTAATTACGAAAAGAATCCATTAGGTCTCGCCAAAGAGCTGAAAGCAATGTCAAAGCGATATTCTGATTTAGTAATAGCTACTGAACTCGTTAAAGATGGCGGTCAATTCCCTAATGTCACTAGCATTGGCTATGTAAATAAATATAGATCCAGACAGCATTTAATATTATTGTTGGCACTAAGTGAACAAGCCGAAAATGCATGTATCGAATACTTGGCAAAACAACTAGAAAGTTTATTCTTCTATTCAATCACGCTTAATATTCAAGCAAAGGCAAACGAAACGAATTTTACGAAGTGGGCTGTAAAATTACGTGGTAAAAAAACAGTTGACGAAATTATACCATTAGTTGACGAAGAATTTATTCCTTATTTGACAGAAAGGTTAGCAGAATTTAAAAATAGATTTAGAACCATTTCTCATTTACACTATAGTCCATTATACAGAGAACGATATATTTTAGGAAAGCTTGAAAATACAATTCGTGACAAATGTAATTTACCATTGCAAGGAAATGATTATATTAATAGTCTTCAAATAGAACATATTTACCCGCAAACCCCTAAGAATGAAATAATTCCAAATGAATTTACTGACCTGCAAGATTATAAATATTTTACATATCGTCTAGGAAACACAACTTTATTAGAAGGTATGATTAACCAAGCTGTAAACAATTTTAATGATTTAGATTCAGATTGGTATGAGAAAAAGAAATCTGAATATGCAAAATCGGATCTTATATCAACAAAATTATTGGATAATAAATACTCAGTAGGAGTTCATACAGCATTAAATAGATTCAAGTCTGAAATAAATTTTGAATTTGATTATTGGAATAAAGAAAGTATAGATAAAAAGCAAAACATTATGCTTGATTTAGCTTTCGAAACCTGGAAGATAAACGGAAAGAATATTAATAAGATTTAA